The sequence GAACATTTTTACCATAACGCTTGAAGACGTCTTTTAGTTGATGAATCTTTTCACCATTGTGTAATTTAACTTGGCTAATTTTGCTAGCATTTGAAGTTGAAATCGTAACATTTTTGCCAGTTGATTGTTTGAGATTATCGTCGTGTGAGACAAATAATTTACCGTCTTTACTTAACCAAACATCCTGTTCGATATATTGAGTACCATCTTTGATAGCACGATTGTAACCCTTGAAAGAGTGGTCAGGATAATTATAAGGACTGCCACGATGAGAAAAAATCAAAGGTGTCTCTGGTGAAGCATGGTTGATGCTTTGTGTGACTGAAGTTAAATTTTTAGCTTTTGGAGCTGCCGCTGCTTGGACGTTTAATGGCATACCTAAAGCTATTAACAAAGTGAATAAAATAATAATTAGTTTCTTTTTCATAATATCCCCCAAATAATATATTCTTATCATAGTTTAATTGTAAAAAAAGTGCCACCGCAATAAATACGATGACACAATTATT comes from Companilactobacillus pabuli and encodes:
- a CDS encoding glycerophosphodiester phosphodiesterase, which codes for MKKKLIIILFTLLIALGMPLNVQAAAAPKAKNLTSVTQSINHASPETPLIFSHRGSPYNYPDHSFKGYNRAIKDGTQYIEQDVWLSKDGKLFVSHDDNLKQSTGKNVTISTSNASKISQVKLHNGEKIHQLKDVFKRYGKNVHYIIETKKNAGDNTDTEKALVKELKKYKMTKNVIFQDESLPGIKELHHSLKKVPTLWLLSSATERQYKEQIENAPRYIKFISMKLDQWTPKLVKLSHKNGFKTNGWILNTYNDNYDALNTLKLDSVFTNNTKETAQLIDRWK